The Haloplanus salinarum genome includes a region encoding these proteins:
- a CDS encoding FAD-dependent oxidoreductase has protein sequence MPQVTVESVESVGERTVALELRTPDGFDAAPGQFLLVRATVDGVEETGYYTLSSPDAEGRMEVTVEYVPEGTLAPWLAERSPGDTVEIEGPFGDVRYTGEGSAVVLAEGPGIGPAVGIAERARAGDHDATVVFWGQDPPHRNRLDALEADGATVMVVESLDEATDAIAADDDATVYVFGFESFVRDAKTVAEAVGIDDLRAESFGPR, from the coding sequence ATGCCTCAGGTCACGGTCGAATCCGTCGAGTCCGTCGGCGAGCGGACGGTCGCGCTGGAACTACGGACGCCCGACGGCTTCGACGCCGCCCCCGGCCAGTTCCTGCTGGTTCGGGCGACCGTCGACGGGGTCGAAGAAACCGGCTACTACACCCTCTCATCGCCGGACGCCGAGGGGCGTATGGAGGTAACCGTCGAGTACGTCCCCGAGGGGACGCTCGCGCCGTGGCTGGCCGAGCGGAGCCCGGGAGACACGGTAGAGATCGAGGGCCCCTTCGGCGACGTTCGCTACACCGGCGAGGGGTCGGCGGTCGTTCTCGCCGAGGGACCGGGCATCGGCCCGGCGGTGGGCATCGCCGAGCGCGCCCGGGCGGGCGACCACGACGCGACGGTCGTCTTCTGGGGGCAGGATCCGCCCCACCGGAACCGGCTGGACGCCCTCGAGGCCGACGGCGCGACGGTCATGGTGGTCGAGTCGCTGGACGAAGCGACGGACGCCATCGCCGCCGACGACGACGCGACGGTGTACGTCTTCGGCTTCGAGTCGTTCGTCAGGGACGCCAAGACGGTGGCCGAGGCCGTCGGCATCGACGACCTCCGGGCCGAGAGCTTCGGGCCGCGGTAG
- a CDS encoding inositol monophosphatase family protein, translating into MDRRTTAVRAARAGAALATELFRTGLDAETKESATDYVTEADRRTQERIVDRLAEDYPDETVIGEEGDGRKRLQSGETAWIVDPIDGTTNYVRGMPLWATSVAVVEDGDPVAAANCLPLLGDEYHADTEDAVRDAYRPDGPVDGGDTATVSDTAGLEASLVAPTLRYTGDGAYGSLLGTLSPNVGDVRRFGSAQTTLSLVAGGHLDAAVGISEAYPWDTVAGVHLIERAGGTVTDLAGEPWTPGSEGLVASNGRIHDDLLALL; encoded by the coding sequence ATGGATCGTCGGACCACGGCCGTCCGCGCGGCCCGCGCCGGCGCGGCCCTCGCGACGGAACTGTTTCGCACCGGACTCGACGCCGAGACGAAGGAGTCGGCGACCGACTACGTCACCGAGGCCGACAGGCGGACACAGGAGCGGATCGTCGACCGGCTCGCCGAGGACTACCCCGACGAGACGGTCATCGGCGAGGAGGGCGACGGCCGCAAGCGCCTGCAGTCCGGCGAGACGGCGTGGATCGTCGATCCCATCGACGGGACGACGAACTACGTCCGTGGCATGCCGCTGTGGGCGACGAGCGTCGCCGTCGTCGAGGACGGCGACCCCGTGGCCGCCGCGAACTGTCTCCCGCTGCTCGGTGACGAGTACCACGCGGACACGGAGGACGCCGTTCGGGACGCGTACCGCCCGGACGGGCCGGTCGACGGCGGCGACACCGCGACGGTCAGCGACACGGCCGGCCTCGAGGCGAGCCTCGTCGCGCCGACGCTGCGCTACACGGGCGACGGCGCCTACGGCTCGCTTCTCGGCACCCTCTCCCCGAACGTTGGCGACGTGCGCCGTTTCGGATCGGCCCAGACGACGCTCTCGCTCGTCGCCGGCGGTCACCTCGACGCCGCCGTCGGCATCTCGGAGGCATACCCGTGGGACACCGTCGCGGGCGTCCACCTGATCGAACGCGCCGGCGGGACGGTGACGGATCTCGCGGGCGAGCCGTGGACGCCGGGAAGCGAGGGCCTCGTCGCCTCGAACGGCCGGATTCACGACGACCTGCTCGCGCTCCTCTGA
- a CDS encoding long-chain fatty acid--CoA ligase has protein sequence MTGQTLRPFLTRAATLYPDRAVVARTGAGETRDTYAGYADRVRRLASALRAAGIGRGDRVATLCWNHGRHFEAYFAVPALGAQLHTINPLLPADDVRRIVAEAADRLLLVDPSLTDALRAAYDPDAFESVERVVVVGSTEPDLPLPTTGFSEFVAAHDADGDLPALDGDDPAGLCYSSGTTGDPKGVEYTQRMLWSHTMAIMTPMGLDIADSDVVMPVVPMFHINAWGLPYAATAAGAKQVYPGPSPDPADLVGLIEREGVTLTAGVPTVWLGVLDYLEDHDADLSTLSRVVVGGAAPPERLIRAFDDRGVEVVHGWGMTETAPVGAVSHLKPELRDADYETRLEKRKKQGLILPGLEFEVVDDDGDSVPHDGESMGELRVRGPWVAEGYVDGNGDAFDGSWLRTGDVVTVDPDGYVELVDRAADVIKSGGEWISSQAVENAIMSHGAVSEAAVVGVPHERWGERPVAYVVADAARDDLIAAVSAEVRREFPDWWVPDRFEFVESIPKTATGKFAKTALRARHEDPLAGPVAAEPPDSA, from the coding sequence ATGACCGGACAGACGCTCCGTCCGTTCCTGACGCGGGCGGCGACGCTGTACCCCGACCGGGCGGTCGTCGCGCGGACGGGAGCCGGGGAGACCCGAGACACGTACGCGGGCTACGCCGACCGCGTGCGCCGACTGGCGAGCGCCCTGCGCGCGGCGGGGATCGGCCGCGGCGACCGCGTCGCGACCCTCTGTTGGAACCACGGCAGGCATTTCGAGGCCTACTTCGCGGTGCCCGCTCTCGGCGCGCAACTGCACACGATCAACCCGCTGCTCCCGGCCGACGACGTGCGACGGATCGTCGCGGAGGCGGCGGACCGTCTCCTGTTGGTCGACCCCTCGCTGACCGACGCGCTCCGTGCGGCCTACGACCCCGACGCCTTCGAGAGCGTCGAACGGGTCGTCGTCGTCGGATCGACGGAGCCGGACCTCCCCCTTCCGACGACGGGGTTCTCCGAGTTCGTCGCCGCCCACGACGCGGACGGCGACCTGCCGGCCCTCGACGGCGACGACCCCGCCGGCCTGTGTTACTCCTCGGGGACGACCGGCGATCCGAAGGGGGTCGAGTACACCCAGCGGATGCTCTGGAGTCACACCATGGCGATCATGACGCCGATGGGGTTGGATATCGCCGACTCGGACGTCGTCATGCCCGTCGTCCCGATGTTCCACATCAACGCCTGGGGACTCCCCTACGCCGCGACGGCGGCGGGGGCAAAGCAGGTTTACCCCGGCCCCTCGCCCGACCCCGCGGACCTCGTCGGCCTGATCGAACGCGAGGGCGTCACGCTCACCGCCGGGGTGCCGACCGTGTGGCTCGGCGTCCTCGACTACCTGGAGGACCACGACGCCGACCTCTCGACGCTCTCCCGGGTCGTCGTCGGGGGCGCGGCGCCGCCCGAGCGGCTGATCCGTGCGTTCGACGACCGGGGCGTCGAGGTGGTCCACGGCTGGGGGATGACCGAGACGGCTCCCGTCGGCGCCGTCTCCCACCTCAAGCCCGAACTCCGCGACGCGGACTACGAGACGCGCCTGGAAAAGCGCAAGAAACAGGGCCTGATCCTCCCGGGACTGGAGTTCGAGGTGGTCGACGACGACGGCGACTCCGTCCCCCACGACGGCGAGTCGATGGGCGAACTCCGGGTGCGGGGGCCCTGGGTCGCAGAGGGGTACGTCGACGGTAACGGCGACGCCTTCGACGGCTCGTGGCTCCGCACCGGCGACGTGGTCACCGTCGACCCCGATGGGTACGTGGAACTCGTCGACCGGGCCGCGGACGTGATCAAGTCCGGCGGGGAGTGGATCTCCTCACAGGCCGTCGAGAACGCCATCATGAGCCACGGGGCGGTGAGCGAGGCGGCGGTCGTCGGCGTCCCCCACGAGCGCTGGGGGGAGCGCCCGGTCGCCTACGTCGTGGCCGACGCGGCCCGCGACGACCTGATCGCGGCCGTCTCGGCCGAGGTCCGCCGGGAGTTCCCGGACTGGTGGGTGCCCGACCGCTTCGAGTTCGTCGAGTCCATCCCCAAGACCGCGACGGGGAAGTTCGCGAAGACGGCGCTCCGGGCGCGACACGAGGACCCGCTGGCGGGGCCGGTCGCAGCCGAACCGCCGGACAGCGCCTAA
- a CDS encoding AMP-binding protein yields MDPERGKRTDGVVHRPSREFVESTNVHDFMETYDIDDYDELIERTTSTVPGEPRSGVDWFWDELVDYLGIEFDEGYDAIRNDAEGPQFTEWFPGARLNAAHNVLDRHAAPDAETRNKVACIWEGEPGEVRELTYHELHREANRVANYLESRDVGTGDTVALYMPMVPEVIAILYGCLKVGAVAVPVFSGFGVDATATRIDDAEASVLFTGDGFYRRGDHVRLKGTADEAIEQAGHVEHVVVYDRLGLASDGAIPWNDDRDERWTEAVGAADDDYETKSLDASQESMLLYSSGTTGKPKGIVHTHAGALLQAAKEVYFGMDLKPSDRFFWVSDIGWMMGPWTLLGTHAHGGTVFMYEGAPDHPEPDRFWRMIDDHGITQFGISPTAIRALRKRGDEWVEGHDLSTLRVLGSTGEPWDPESWLWFYEEVGGGDTPIINISGGTEIMGCFLMPMPISPLKPCTLGGPGLGMDIDIVDRDGESVADAHERGFLVARDSCPSMTKSLWSGDERYLEEYWSTWPDLWDHGDWAQQDADGFWFLHGRADDALNVAGRKVGPAEVEGAAMEHGAVNQAAAIGADDDTTGTAVVLYTVLEAGEAESDDLREAIRETVGEELGKPFRPREVRFVDAFPKTQSGKIIRRAIEAVHRGEELGDMSSIENPEALDEIESAR; encoded by the coding sequence ATGGATCCGGAACGCGGAAAGCGGACGGACGGGGTGGTTCACCGGCCCTCACGGGAGTTCGTCGAGTCGACCAACGTCCACGATTTCATGGAGACGTACGACATCGACGACTACGACGAGTTGATCGAGCGCACCACCTCGACGGTCCCGGGCGAGCCACGCTCCGGCGTCGACTGGTTCTGGGACGAACTCGTCGACTACCTCGGTATCGAGTTCGACGAGGGGTACGACGCGATCCGTAACGACGCCGAGGGCCCGCAGTTCACCGAGTGGTTCCCCGGCGCGCGCCTCAACGCCGCCCACAACGTCCTCGACCGACACGCCGCGCCCGACGCCGAGACCCGCAACAAGGTCGCCTGCATCTGGGAGGGGGAACCCGGCGAGGTGCGGGAGCTCACGTACCACGAACTCCACCGCGAGGCCAACCGCGTGGCGAACTACCTGGAGTCACGTGACGTGGGCACGGGCGACACCGTCGCGCTCTACATGCCCATGGTGCCGGAGGTGATCGCCATCCTCTATGGCTGTCTCAAGGTGGGTGCCGTCGCCGTCCCGGTGTTCTCGGGGTTCGGCGTCGACGCGACGGCCACCCGTATCGACGACGCCGAGGCCTCGGTCCTGTTCACGGGCGACGGCTTCTACCGCCGGGGCGACCACGTCCGACTGAAGGGTACAGCCGACGAGGCCATCGAGCAGGCGGGCCACGTCGAACACGTCGTCGTCTACGACCGACTCGGCCTCGCGAGCGACGGGGCGATCCCGTGGAACGACGACCGGGACGAGCGGTGGACCGAGGCGGTCGGCGCGGCCGACGACGATTACGAGACGAAATCGCTCGACGCGAGCCAGGAGTCGATGCTCCTGTACTCCTCGGGGACGACCGGCAAGCCGAAGGGCATCGTCCACACCCACGCGGGCGCGCTCCTGCAGGCGGCCAAGGAGGTGTACTTCGGGATGGACCTCAAGCCCTCGGATCGCTTCTTCTGGGTCAGCGACATCGGCTGGATGATGGGACCGTGGACCCTGCTCGGGACCCACGCCCACGGCGGCACGGTCTTCATGTACGAGGGCGCACCGGACCACCCGGAGCCGGACCGGTTCTGGCGGATGATCGACGACCACGGCATCACGCAGTTCGGCATCTCCCCCACCGCCATCCGGGCGCTCCGCAAGCGGGGCGACGAGTGGGTCGAGGGCCACGACCTCTCTACCCTCCGCGTGTTGGGGTCGACCGGCGAGCCCTGGGACCCCGAGTCGTGGCTCTGGTTCTACGAGGAAGTCGGCGGCGGTGACACCCCGATTATCAACATCTCGGGCGGGACCGAGATCATGGGCTGCTTTCTCATGCCGATGCCGATCAGCCCGCTCAAGCCCTGCACCCTCGGCGGCCCGGGTCTGGGGATGGACATCGACATCGTCGACCGCGACGGCGAGTCCGTGGCCGACGCCCACGAGCGTGGCTTCCTCGTCGCGCGCGACTCCTGTCCGAGCATGACGAAGTCGCTGTGGAGCGGCGACGAACGCTACCTCGAGGAGTACTGGAGCACCTGGCCGGACCTGTGGGACCACGGCGACTGGGCCCAGCAGGACGCGGACGGATTCTGGTTCCTCCACGGCCGCGCGGACGACGCCCTCAACGTCGCGGGGCGGAAGGTCGGTCCGGCGGAAGTGGAGGGCGCCGCGATGGAACACGGTGCGGTGAACCAGGCCGCCGCCATCGGCGCGGACGACGACACGACCGGGACGGCAGTCGTCCTCTATACCGTCCTCGAAGCCGGCGAGGCGGAGTCCGACGACCTGCGCGAGGCGATCCGGGAGACGGTCGGCGAGGAACTCGGCAAGCCGTTCCGGCCCCGCGAGGTCCGCTTCGTCGACGCCTTCCCCAAGACCCAGAGCGGGAAGATCATCCGCCGGGCTATCGAGGCCGTCCACCGCGGCGAGGAACTCGGCGACATGAGCAGCATCGAGAACCCGGAGGCGCTGGACGAAATCGAGAGCGCGCGGTAG
- a CDS encoding 3-keto-5-aminohexanoate cleavage protein codes for MREFDKAIVSCAVTGAIHTPTMSPHLPITAEEIADEAVAAAEAGASIVHVHVRDEETGEPITDLDLFREVAESVAERCDAVVQPTTGGAPTMAPTERIRVVPELEPEMASCNMGSINFGLYQLVEKYDEFEYDWEAEYLDGTRDLVFQNTFEDLETILPVFDEHGTKPELEVYDVGHLYNAKHLLDRGLLRTPLHVQFVLGIHGGIGASAKNLNHLVDVAEDLFGDAFTFSVIGAGRHEFPLGTQAVSMGGHARVGLEDNLYLERGRLAESNAELVEKMVRLTREVAGREVATPAETREMLGLKGKSATAF; via the coding sequence ATGCGCGAGTTCGACAAGGCAATCGTCTCCTGTGCGGTGACGGGGGCGATCCACACGCCGACCATGTCGCCACACCTCCCGATCACTGCCGAGGAGATCGCCGACGAGGCCGTCGCGGCCGCCGAGGCCGGGGCGAGCATCGTCCACGTCCACGTCCGCGACGAGGAGACGGGCGAGCCGATCACGGATCTCGACCTGTTCCGCGAGGTCGCCGAGAGCGTCGCCGAGCGCTGTGACGCCGTCGTCCAGCCGACCACCGGCGGCGCGCCGACCATGGCGCCCACCGAACGGATCCGGGTCGTCCCCGAACTCGAACCCGAGATGGCCTCCTGTAACATGGGGTCGATCAACTTCGGCCTCTACCAGTTGGTCGAGAAGTACGACGAGTTCGAGTACGACTGGGAAGCCGAGTACCTCGACGGCACCCGTGATCTGGTCTTCCAGAACACCTTCGAGGACCTGGAGACCATCCTCCCGGTCTTCGACGAACACGGCACCAAACCCGAACTCGAGGTGTACGACGTCGGTCACCTCTACAACGCGAAACACCTGCTCGACCGGGGGCTGTTGCGGACGCCGCTCCACGTCCAGTTCGTCCTCGGCATCCACGGGGGGATCGGTGCGAGCGCGAAGAACCTGAACCACCTGGTCGACGTGGCCGAGGACCTCTTCGGCGACGCGTTCACCTTCTCGGTCATCGGCGCCGGCCGCCACGAATTCCCCCTCGGCACCCAGGCCGTCTCGATGGGCGGCCACGCCAGGGTCGGTCTGGAGGACAACCTCTATCTCGAACGCGGCCGCCTCGCGGAGAGCAACGCCGAGTTGGTCGAGAAGATGGTCCGGCTCACCCGCGAGGTGGCGGGTCGGGAGGTCGCCACCCCCGCCGAGACGCGCGAGATGCTCGGGCTGAAGGGCAAGTCGGCGACGGCGTTCTGA
- a CDS encoding DUF7120 family protein, with amino-acid sequence MPSAEISLPDDVDIEIRQLVEEGEFINRDQAVEELLSLGVSAYTTDDSPNQTTDEDLFTQVVDDQQDPAIRNESDDEHTL; translated from the coding sequence ATGCCTTCCGCGGAAATTTCGTTGCCGGACGACGTCGACATCGAGATCAGACAGCTCGTCGAAGAGGGCGAGTTCATCAACCGGGACCAGGCCGTCGAGGAGCTGCTCTCGCTCGGCGTCTCGGCTTACACCACGGACGACTCCCCGAACCAGACGACCGACGAGGACCTGTTCACGCAGGTGGTCGACGACCAGCAGGATCCCGCGATCCGCAACGAGTCCGACGACGAACACACGCTGTAG
- the argH gene encoding argininosuccinate lyase → MLWENTDHSASEATLQYTMEPKEFENRFLPYDVLTNLAHVTMLNRQGFLTDDELAELRAALTDLYHEAPAVEGEDVHTFVEERVTERTEAGKKMHLARSRNDQVFVDTRLFMKDATIDLADRILGFVEALDTFAAEKNMLIPGYTHQQQAMPSSTGLWASSYADALVDDLRSLRATYRIVDSNPLGAAASYGTSLDIDRDLTTELLGFSGKQHNPIYCSNRGKQELQLLQTLDLVMLDIQKLAEDLINFSEDQQFFELPDEYCTGSSIMPQKRNPDILELARAKAEEVSASKEAVRRIIGKLPSGYNRDSQQTKGHLIESVDTVRATVDILTPLIEDLELSEEFTVDEGIFAAYTANRKVEEGMAFRDAYHEVKSTEEYEVHDDVAEPVRQPLGDLRTFWTDEREAFDRMSERLLDGD, encoded by the coding sequence ATGCTCTGGGAGAACACCGATCACTCGGCGAGCGAGGCGACACTCCAGTACACGATGGAGCCGAAGGAGTTCGAGAACCGGTTTCTCCCGTACGACGTGTTGACGAACCTCGCCCACGTGACGATGCTGAACCGACAGGGCTTCCTGACGGACGACGAACTCGCCGAGCTACGGGCGGCGCTCACCGACCTCTACCACGAGGCACCGGCCGTCGAGGGCGAGGACGTCCACACCTTCGTCGAGGAGCGCGTGACCGAGCGCACCGAGGCGGGCAAGAAGATGCACCTCGCCCGGTCGCGCAACGATCAGGTCTTCGTCGACACCCGGCTGTTCATGAAGGACGCGACCATCGACCTCGCCGACCGGATCCTGGGGTTCGTCGAGGCCCTCGATACCTTCGCCGCCGAGAAGAACATGCTCATCCCGGGATACACCCACCAGCAACAGGCCATGCCCTCCTCGACGGGGCTGTGGGCGTCGAGCTACGCCGACGCGCTCGTCGACGACCTGCGGTCGCTGCGGGCGACCTACCGCATCGTCGACTCGAACCCGCTCGGCGCCGCCGCCTCCTACGGCACCAGCCTCGACATCGACCGCGACCTGACCACCGAGTTACTCGGGTTCTCGGGGAAACAGCACAACCCCATCTACTGCTCGAACCGCGGGAAACAGGAGCTACAGCTGCTCCAGACGCTCGATCTGGTGATGCTCGACATCCAGAAGCTCGCCGAGGACCTCATCAACTTCTCCGAGGACCAGCAGTTCTTCGAGTTGCCCGACGAGTACTGCACGGGCAGCAGCATCATGCCCCAGAAGCGCAACCCGGACATTCTGGAGCTGGCGCGGGCGAAAGCCGAGGAGGTGTCGGCGAGCAAGGAGGCGGTCCGCCGCATCATCGGCAAGCTCCCGAGCGGGTACAACCGCGACAGTCAGCAGACGAAGGGCCACCTCATCGAGAGCGTCGATACCGTACGTGCCACCGTCGACATCCTCACGCCGCTGATCGAGGACCTGGAACTCTCCGAGGAGTTCACCGTCGACGAAGGCATCTTCGCCGCTTACACCGCGAACCGGAAAGTAGAGGAGGGGATGGCCTTCCGCGACGCCTACCACGAGGTCAAATCGACCGAGGAGTACGAGGTCCACGACGACGTGGCCGAGCCGGTACGACAGCCGCTCGGTGACCTCCGGACGTTCTGGACCGACGAGCGCGAGGCGTTCGACCGGATGTCCGAACGGCTGCTTGACGGCGACTGA
- a CDS encoding iron-containing alcohol dehydrogenase has product MHDTVLASETRTVVSPGRIELGAGAVEALGGHAARYGDTALVVATEQIFEFHGDAVTDGLEAAGVDPVVYTDVRPDPTVENIEYAYALYDREDCDMIVTLGGGSSIDTGKGVGILATNEGSIRDFGVDRAGYEGVPTPTPPLIAVNTTAGTGSEATRSVVVSDESTSTKFLIVSANVVPDVAIEDPVLTQSLPKSHTAFTGIDALTHAIEAYVSVKSYSVPDGYAEEAMERIARSLPVAWANGDNLDARADVMVGQLQAGQAFTNASVALVHGLARPLGAQLHIPHGLANGLILPYVVDFSAMAAPEKYAEVARILDAADTDDSTRQAADAAADGVLDLCADLNLTGYLDDFGEVPAREAYLDVVDEMTQDAIDSGSPDNNPRKPTREEIADLYVTIYDDALAPDSPRRS; this is encoded by the coding sequence ATGCACGACACGGTACTCGCGAGCGAGACGCGGACGGTCGTCTCGCCCGGCCGGATCGAACTCGGCGCCGGGGCGGTCGAGGCCCTCGGCGGTCACGCCGCCCGGTACGGCGACACCGCACTCGTCGTCGCCACCGAACAGATCTTCGAGTTTCACGGCGACGCCGTGACCGACGGGTTGGAGGCCGCGGGCGTCGACCCCGTCGTCTACACGGACGTCCGCCCCGATCCGACCGTCGAGAACATCGAGTACGCGTACGCGCTCTACGACCGCGAGGACTGTGACATGATCGTCACCCTCGGCGGCGGCTCCTCCATCGACACGGGCAAGGGGGTCGGCATCCTCGCGACCAACGAGGGGTCGATCCGCGACTTCGGCGTCGACCGCGCCGGCTACGAGGGCGTGCCCACCCCGACGCCGCCGCTGATCGCGGTCAACACCACCGCCGGCACGGGTAGCGAGGCGACCCGCTCGGTGGTCGTCAGCGACGAGTCCACGTCGACGAAGTTCCTCATCGTCTCCGCGAACGTCGTGCCCGACGTCGCCATCGAGGATCCCGTCCTCACGCAGTCGCTCCCCAAGAGCCACACGGCCTTCACGGGCATCGACGCTCTCACCCACGCCATCGAGGCCTACGTCTCGGTGAAGTCCTACAGCGTCCCCGACGGCTACGCCGAGGAGGCCATGGAACGTATCGCCCGCTCGCTGCCGGTCGCGTGGGCCAACGGCGACAACCTCGACGCCCGCGCCGACGTGATGGTCGGCCAACTCCAGGCCGGACAGGCCTTCACCAACGCCTCCGTGGCGCTGGTCCACGGCCTCGCTCGCCCCCTCGGCGCGCAACTCCACATCCCCCACGGACTCGCGAACGGGCTCATCCTCCCCTACGTCGTCGACTTCTCCGCGATGGCCGCACCCGAGAAGTACGCCGAGGTCGCGCGCATCCTCGACGCCGCCGATACGGACGACTCGACGCGTCAGGCCGCCGACGCGGCCGCCGACGGCGTGCTCGACCTCTGTGCCGACCTGAACCTCACCGGCTACCTCGACGACTTCGGCGAGGTACCCGCCCGCGAGGCGTATCTCGACGTGGTCGACGAGATGACACAGGACGCCATCGACTCCGGGTCGCCCGACAACAACCCCCGGAAGCCGACCCGCGAGGAGATCGCCGACCTCTACGTCACCATCTACGACGACGCGCTCGCGCCGGACAGCCCGCGCCGCTCCTGA
- a CDS encoding TIGR00266 family protein yields MNAEFTHRPSYTHLTVELDAGETLVAEPGAMVGHSPNVAVETSTSRDGLLSSAKSMLGGESMFANEFVAEGGPGTVTLAPSTPGDVMEHELDDETLYTTDGAFLAATPGVDIDSELGGLNSMLGEASLTPLALKGTGTAFVDAYGGLERLDLDAGESYVLDNEHLVAWDDTVDFETRSVGGLKSTLLGGEGLVFEFTGPGTAWYQTRDLDAFVSVLQPRLPSN; encoded by the coding sequence ATGAACGCCGAATTCACGCACCGACCGTCGTATACACACCTGACCGTCGAACTCGACGCGGGCGAAACCCTCGTCGCGGAACCCGGAGCGATGGTCGGCCACTCGCCGAACGTCGCCGTCGAGACGTCGACCAGTCGGGACGGCCTGCTCAGTTCCGCGAAATCCATGCTCGGCGGCGAGTCCATGTTCGCGAACGAGTTCGTCGCCGAGGGCGGCCCGGGGACGGTGACGCTCGCGCCGTCGACGCCCGGCGACGTGATGGAACACGAACTCGACGACGAGACGCTGTACACCACCGACGGGGCCTTCCTCGCCGCGACGCCCGGGGTGGACATCGACAGCGAACTCGGCGGGCTGAACTCGATGCTCGGCGAGGCCAGCCTGACGCCCCTCGCGCTGAAGGGGACGGGCACGGCCTTCGTCGACGCCTACGGCGGTCTCGAACGCCTCGACCTCGACGCCGGCGAGTCGTACGTCCTCGACAACGAACACCTGGTCGCGTGGGACGACACGGTCGACTTCGAGACGCGGAGCGTCGGCGGCCTGAAGTCGACGCTCCTCGGCGGCGAGGGCCTGGTCTTCGAGTTCACCGGCCCCGGGACCGCCTGGTACCAGACCCGCGACCTGGACGCCTTCGTCTCCGTCCTCCAGCCACGCCTGCCGAGCAACTGA
- a CDS encoding SDR family NAD(P)-dependent oxidoreductase codes for MTYEHTPVTVEGKRAVVIGGTSGIGRALARGFAADGADVVATSRTEERVAETAADLRDLGAETVEVTCDVTDRESIVEMRDAVIDELGGVDVLVTSQSYIARSTLSDGTEEEWQRVFDVQLDGTFRAIQLFAERMDEGSIIPISSISNQTAIPNLVPYTTAKGGIDSFTRVAAKELGPEIRVNAIKPGFVRSEQTTGTYDEGTDRNREIVRRTVHGRMGEPEEIVGAAIYLASDAATYTTGSVLTVDDGFTADAFGNE; via the coding sequence GTGACCTACGAACACACACCCGTGACGGTCGAAGGGAAGCGAGCGGTCGTCATCGGCGGCACGAGCGGCATCGGACGGGCGCTGGCGCGTGGCTTCGCGGCCGACGGCGCGGACGTGGTAGCGACGAGCCGGACCGAGGAGCGGGTCGCGGAGACGGCGGCCGACCTACGTGACCTCGGCGCCGAGACGGTCGAGGTGACCTGTGACGTGACCGACCGGGAGAGCATCGTCGAGATGCGTGACGCCGTGATCGACGAACTCGGCGGCGTCGACGTGCTCGTGACCTCCCAGAGCTACATCGCGCGGTCGACTCTCTCGGACGGCACCGAGGAGGAGTGGCAGCGCGTGTTCGACGTCCAACTCGACGGAACCTTCCGCGCGATCCAACTGTTCGCCGAGCGGATGGACGAGGGGTCGATCATCCCCATCTCCTCGATTTCGAACCAGACGGCGATCCCGAACCTCGTGCCGTACACGACGGCGAAAGGCGGGATCGACTCGTTCACCCGGGTGGCCGCGAAGGAGCTCGGCCCCGAGATCCGTGTCAACGCGATCAAGCCCGGCTTCGTCCGCTCGGAGCAGACGACGGGGACGTACGACGAGGGGACGGATCGGAACCGGGAGATCGTCCGCCGGACGGTCCACGGCCGGATGGGCGAGCCCGAGGAGATCGTCGGCGCCGCCATCTACCTCGCCAGCGACGCGGCCACCTACACCACGGGAAGCGTTCTGACCGTCGACGACGGCTTCACCGCCGACGCGTTCGGAAACGAGTAG